In Leptospira sp. WS58.C1, a single genomic region encodes these proteins:
- a CDS encoding lysophospholipid acyltransferase family protein encodes MEKEAKTYLRIKNFVAPFIGLAVNISAYGTENIVTNGKVILTCNHRSDMDPFILSYTFPRFISWIAAEYTFRIPIFRDLAKIAGGIPMSIDGNISIGSIKMIQQVFKKGETLGIFPEGHDYMVKNDFKSGMVDFHSGFAAFSIRNKVDILPSVIIPVEESYSDIPIPPIVRSFMGMPKEVCDIKKRAIYKKVKVIYGEKVDHRDFLSGTLEENMKQLSDTVRNRMIALQEGQYAEA; translated from the coding sequence GTGGAGAAAGAAGCAAAAACATATCTTCGGATCAAAAATTTCGTGGCTCCCTTTATTGGTCTAGCCGTGAATATCAGCGCGTACGGAACCGAGAATATTGTAACTAACGGTAAAGTAATTCTTACCTGCAATCATAGATCCGATATGGATCCTTTTATTCTTTCTTATACTTTTCCTAGATTCATTTCCTGGATCGCTGCAGAATACACTTTCAGAATTCCTATATTCAGAGACCTAGCAAAGATCGCGGGTGGGATCCCGATGTCCATTGACGGAAATATTTCCATCGGTTCCATTAAGATGATCCAACAGGTTTTTAAAAAGGGAGAGACCTTAGGAATTTTCCCGGAAGGCCATGACTATATGGTCAAAAACGATTTTAAATCCGGAATGGTAGACTTTCATTCAGGATTCGCGGCATTTTCCATTCGCAATAAAGTGGATATTCTTCCTTCTGTCATTATCCCTGTAGAGGAATCTTATTCTGATATTCCAATACCGCCTATCGTTCGCAGCTTTATGGGAATGCCAAAAGAAGTCTGCGATATCAAAAAGCGTGCGATCTATAAAAAGGTAAAAGTGATCTACGGAGAGAAAGTAGACCATAGGGATTTTCTTTCCGGCACCTTAGAGGAGAATATGAAACAACTCTCCGATACGGTCAGAAACAGAATGATCGCCTTACAAGAAGGTCAGTACGCGGAAGCTTAA
- the dapF gene encoding diaminopimelate epimerase: MAKVHFTKMEGIGNDYVYVDATKDDLRLSPEQIQKLSDRNFGIGGDGVIFIRASDKGDFQMDMYNADGSSSEMCGNGIRCVGKYVYDHGLTNKKQPKIETGAGILELDLKVNGSGKVEQVSVDMGKPILVPSLIPVKWENENPILEQPLSFLSGLPGYSSYNLKFSAVSMGNPHCIIYVEDPDQFPVREIGPLIENHTELFPRRVNVEFVSLRGKDHLYQRTWERGAGETLACGTGACAVMTASHLNGKTGKDVRIDLRGGTLRVQWLESGHVLMTGPATEVFSGVVEV, translated from the coding sequence TTGGCTAAAGTACATTTTACCAAGATGGAAGGGATCGGAAACGATTACGTTTACGTGGATGCAACTAAAGACGATTTACGTCTGAGCCCCGAACAGATCCAAAAACTTTCCGACCGTAATTTCGGGATCGGAGGTGACGGTGTGATCTTTATCCGTGCATCCGATAAAGGCGATTTCCAAATGGATATGTACAATGCGGACGGTTCTTCTTCCGAGATGTGCGGGAACGGAATTCGTTGCGTTGGAAAATACGTGTACGATCACGGTCTTACGAACAAAAAACAACCTAAGATAGAAACGGGTGCCGGAATTTTAGAACTCGACCTGAAAGTAAACGGAAGCGGTAAAGTGGAACAAGTTTCCGTGGACATGGGAAAACCGATCTTGGTTCCTTCTTTAATCCCTGTTAAATGGGAAAATGAAAATCCGATCTTAGAACAACCGCTTTCTTTCTTGAGCGGATTGCCGGGTTATTCTTCTTACAATTTGAAATTCAGCGCCGTAAGTATGGGAAATCCACATTGTATTATTTATGTAGAAGATCCGGATCAATTTCCGGTCCGAGAGATCGGTCCATTGATCGAAAATCATACGGAACTATTTCCTCGTAGGGTAAATGTCGAATTCGTATCCTTAAGAGGAAAAGACCATCTTTACCAAAGAACTTGGGAAAGAGGTGCCGGAGAAACATTGGCTTGCGGAACGGGTGCTTGTGCAGTGATGACAGCCTCTCATCTAAACGGTAAGACTGGCAAAGATGTCCGTATCGATCTAAGAGGTGGAACCTTACGAGTGCAATGGTTGGAATCAGGTCATGTGTTAATGACTGGTCCGGCTACGGAAGTATTCAGCGGAGTCGTGGAAGTTTAA
- a CDS encoding class I SAM-dependent methyltransferase — protein sequence MNQTCYLCGSQKNKTLFVENGIPIVRCLNCSHAFSTYEQDEHYEGYWDDETGYDLDWWDVAHREIYKDFIGKFLSAPKGKILDVGCGLGFFVKTIGTTRPGWEAVGYEISEKAVKFAREKNGLKQVFPGIVQDSGLPKESFDIITLWDVIEHIPKPHSLIQYLFGLLKPGGFLFVQTPNFPVQLFKAKLKVALKGMQEGGHYLEAKDHINDYTEKTLGLLAEQCGFSSVEFSILKPIASVSGVSGPKAKLGIFLKKAFYYGTLMLWYLTFKQVNLNLTLFALLKKK from the coding sequence TTGAACCAGACCTGTTATCTTTGCGGAAGTCAGAAAAACAAAACCTTATTCGTCGAAAACGGAATCCCAATCGTGCGTTGTTTGAATTGCAGCCACGCATTCTCCACTTATGAGCAAGACGAACATTACGAAGGATACTGGGACGACGAAACCGGCTATGATTTAGACTGGTGGGATGTGGCTCATAGAGAAATCTACAAAGACTTCATAGGAAAATTTCTTTCGGCCCCTAAAGGGAAAATTTTGGATGTTGGTTGTGGACTCGGTTTCTTCGTAAAGACGATCGGAACTACAAGACCGGGTTGGGAAGCTGTGGGTTACGAGATCTCCGAAAAAGCGGTCAAATTCGCGAGAGAAAAAAACGGTCTCAAACAAGTATTCCCAGGTATCGTTCAGGACAGTGGCCTTCCTAAAGAAAGTTTTGATATCATCACTCTTTGGGACGTAATCGAACATATCCCTAAACCGCATAGTCTCATCCAATATTTATTCGGACTTTTGAAACCCGGCGGATTTTTGTTCGTTCAAACTCCGAATTTCCCTGTTCAGCTATTCAAAGCAAAACTGAAAGTTGCTTTAAAAGGTATGCAAGAAGGCGGACATTACCTAGAAGCAAAAGATCATATTAACGATTATACGGAAAAAACTTTAGGACTTCTGGCGGAACAATGCGGATTTTCTTCCGTCGAGTTTTCGATCCTAAAACCGATCGCTTCCGTGTCCGGAGTTTCCGGCCCGAAAGCGAAATTAGGGATCTTCTTAAAGAAAGCCTTCTATTACGGAACCTTAATGCTTTGGTATCTGACATTCAAACAAGTGAACCTAAATCTGACCTTATTTGCTCTGCTGAAAAAGAAGTAA
- a CDS encoding patatin-like phospholipase family protein, whose protein sequence is MPIIDEYELPSRKSDPGSKFGEVLQGIWLEDEICFAIAGGGCKAFYGLGFGHELKNWGLKLRQVSGVSAGAAMVLSLLCETEEESVSFFERIVRKNPRNFYFTRLFSGEKAFPHEDMYRRTIRFGMDFEKIIRSGAKVFIHTIKAFPKDDSNRNTFRLARLIAETGKAFLEDERDRNKGLYTERTFRVLRNWNMKEVLFTEADFRDPSVIEQIILNSSSIPPIVSFQNHGKEYYLDGGLTNNLLLEAFPPNAKIIGIHYEQTTIVGKDPRLLDRCFLVTPSKPLPITSFDYTNAKGVRETYELGKSDALKNKDKILEYLKKDWVKKAEKLRKN, encoded by the coding sequence ATGCCGATCATAGATGAATACGAACTTCCTTCCAGAAAGTCAGACCCTGGATCCAAGTTCGGCGAGGTCCTGCAAGGGATTTGGTTAGAAGACGAGATCTGTTTTGCGATCGCAGGCGGTGGATGTAAGGCATTCTACGGTTTAGGGTTTGGGCATGAGTTGAAAAATTGGGGATTAAAACTCAGGCAAGTGTCCGGTGTTTCCGCAGGTGCTGCAATGGTACTTTCATTACTCTGCGAAACGGAAGAAGAATCCGTTTCCTTTTTTGAAAGGATCGTTCGTAAGAACCCTCGCAATTTTTATTTTACTCGTTTATTCAGCGGAGAGAAGGCATTTCCTCATGAGGATATGTATCGTAGGACGATCCGATTCGGAATGGATTTCGAAAAGATCATTCGTTCCGGGGCAAAAGTTTTTATTCATACGATCAAGGCATTTCCGAAAGACGATTCCAATAGGAATACATTTAGGCTCGCTAGATTGATCGCAGAAACCGGAAAAGCGTTCTTAGAGGATGAAAGAGATCGTAACAAAGGACTTTATACCGAAAGGACGTTTCGTGTATTAAGAAATTGGAATATGAAAGAAGTTCTTTTTACCGAGGCGGATTTTAGGGACCCGAGTGTGATCGAACAGATTATCTTAAATTCTTCCTCTATTCCTCCTATCGTTTCTTTTCAGAATCATGGAAAGGAATATTATCTGGACGGAGGGCTCACGAATAACTTACTTCTGGAAGCGTTTCCTCCCAATGCAAAAATTATAGGGATACATTACGAGCAAACAACGATTGTGGGAAAGGACCCTCGCCTTTTGGATCGGTGTTTTTTAGTGACCCCATCTAAACCTTTACCTATTACTTCTTTTGATTATACGAATGCAAAAGGTGTTAGGGAAACTTATGAGTTGGGGAAATCGGACGCATTAAAAAATAAGGATAAGATCCTGGAATATCTCAAAAAAGACTGGGTGAAAAAAGCGGAAAAGTTGCGTAAGAATTAA
- a CDS encoding NAD(P)-binding protein, whose translation MFMSEDRFSRKVFLSTLAFCAALLGIGSYFRFRKKNIQGNILGPDRETGHRIRQVRTDFSPVSTIQTKVLIAGGGISGLSSGYYLSQFGISDYLILDLENQVGGNSRYSETDSLKYPWGAHYLPQPGPESVLVRKFLEENGLVQGKDSDGNPIYPEKYLCFDPEERLFYQGRWQAGLVPRRTGEPDEQELLFRKIINSWQNKKGRDGQKAFCIPIDRSSRDPEILKLDRISFSDYLKTSGIQSPEILWYADYCTRDDYGGNSDNISAWAGLHYFCSRLREEEDSPPVLTWPEGNGFLLELLQNPSKDKIRTSSLVERIRKNSATWEINAYDIKTKKDLLIKAEQVIYALPSFTRKYILGEKDSILQRLEYSPWLVANLFVDELPQGKGHPPAWENVIYKSKSLGYVVSTHQDLRALRPQSVLTYYLAFGEKDTLAARRSILPKTWDTWKEEILSDLKRPHPNIESLVSRIDIMTHAHAMVRPVPGFLWGGEREKLAKSESGIHFAHCDLSGISIFEEALYRGFEASKKVQTVAKRS comes from the coding sequence TTGTTTATGTCCGAAGATCGTTTTTCCAGAAAAGTATTCCTATCCACTTTGGCATTCTGCGCAGCCCTTTTGGGGATTGGTTCTTATTTTAGATTCAGAAAAAAAAATATCCAAGGAAATATCCTAGGACCGGACAGAGAAACAGGGCATCGGATCAGACAAGTCAGAACGGATTTTTCTCCCGTTAGTACGATCCAAACAAAGGTTCTGATCGCCGGAGGAGGTATCTCGGGACTTTCTTCCGGATATTATCTATCCCAATTCGGGATCTCGGATTATTTGATCTTGGACCTGGAGAATCAAGTGGGAGGCAACTCCAGATATTCGGAAACCGATTCCTTAAAATATCCTTGGGGTGCACATTATCTTCCCCAACCGGGACCAGAGTCGGTATTAGTCCGGAAATTTTTAGAAGAGAACGGACTGGTCCAAGGTAAAGACTCCGATGGAAATCCGATCTATCCGGAAAAGTATCTATGTTTCGATCCGGAAGAAAGACTCTTTTACCAAGGAAGATGGCAAGCAGGTTTAGTTCCGAGAAGAACAGGAGAACCTGATGAGCAAGAATTATTATTTCGTAAAATTATAAACTCGTGGCAAAACAAGAAAGGAAGAGACGGACAAAAGGCGTTCTGCATTCCGATAGATCGTTCTTCCAGAGACCCTGAAATTTTAAAATTAGATCGGATCAGTTTTTCAGATTATCTAAAAACATCAGGTATCCAATCGCCCGAGATCCTTTGGTATGCCGATTATTGCACGCGAGACGATTACGGTGGGAATTCCGACAATATCTCTGCCTGGGCAGGACTTCATTATTTCTGTTCTAGATTAAGAGAAGAGGAAGATTCTCCTCCGGTCCTGACCTGGCCGGAAGGAAACGGATTCCTATTAGAGCTCCTACAAAATCCTTCTAAGGATAAGATCAGAACTTCCAGTCTTGTAGAAAGAATTCGTAAGAATTCGGCAACCTGGGAGATCAATGCTTACGATATAAAAACAAAAAAAGATCTGCTCATCAAGGCGGAGCAAGTGATCTATGCTCTACCTTCTTTCACTCGAAAATATATTTTAGGAGAGAAGGATTCAATTCTACAAAGATTGGAATATTCTCCTTGGCTGGTTGCGAACCTATTTGTAGACGAACTACCCCAAGGAAAAGGACATCCCCCCGCTTGGGAAAACGTAATTTATAAGAGTAAATCTCTCGGTTACGTGGTATCTACTCACCAAGATCTAAGAGCGCTTCGACCCCAATCAGTTCTTACTTATTATCTTGCCTTTGGAGAAAAAGATACTCTTGCAGCAAGAAGATCCATTCTTCCTAAAACCTGGGACACTTGGAAGGAAGAGATACTTTCCGATCTAAAAAGGCCTCATCCCAATATTGAAAGTTTAGTTTCTCGAATCGATATCATGACCCATGCACATGCAATGGTGCGTCCTGTTCCCGGTTTTCTTTGGGGAGGAGAAAGAGAAAAATTGGCAAAATCCGAATCAGGAATTCATTTCGCTCATTGCGACCTAAGTGGGATTTCCATATTTGAAGAAGCATTGTATAGAGGATTCGAAGCTTCTAAAAAAGTCCAAACCGTTGCCAAGAGAAGTTGA
- a CDS encoding enoyl-CoA hydratase/isomerase family protein yields MSETVLYSIEDYTCIISLNRPEKRNAISRELLYQLMSHVERASKDPKIRALVLKGEGSVFCAGADLKERADMSEKEVHKFLDQVGKCFLALENLPFPTIAALDGDAYGGGLEMALCCDFILMSAEAKLGLTETGLGIIPGAGGTQRLPRRVGKTKALELILTASVIDAQTALDIQLVNSVWHDSAFIAGKKLASLLSEKAPISLRLAKEAIREGEGKDIQAALKIERKHYNKTLKTEDRLEALKAFREKRKPEFKGR; encoded by the coding sequence ATGAGCGAGACTGTTCTTTATTCCATCGAAGATTATACGTGCATAATTAGTTTAAATCGACCCGAAAAAAGGAATGCGATCTCTAGAGAATTACTCTATCAGCTTATGTCCCATGTAGAAAGAGCGAGCAAGGACCCTAAAATCCGAGCTTTGGTACTCAAGGGAGAAGGTTCCGTATTTTGCGCGGGGGCCGATCTAAAAGAAAGAGCAGATATGTCGGAGAAAGAAGTACATAAATTTTTAGACCAAGTCGGAAAATGTTTCCTTGCCTTGGAAAATCTTCCATTCCCAACCATAGCTGCTTTGGACGGAGATGCATATGGTGGCGGATTGGAAATGGCTCTCTGCTGTGATTTTATTCTGATGAGCGCCGAAGCAAAACTAGGTCTTACGGAAACAGGGCTTGGTATTATTCCCGGTGCCGGCGGAACCCAAAGACTTCCAAGAAGAGTTGGAAAAACAAAAGCGTTAGAACTTATTTTAACGGCATCCGTAATAGATGCTCAAACCGCGTTGGATATTCAACTTGTGAATTCAGTCTGGCATGACTCGGCATTTATAGCCGGAAAAAAATTAGCCTCTCTACTTTCCGAAAAGGCACCCATCTCTTTAAGACTTGCAAAAGAAGCGATCAGAGAAGGAGAAGGAAAAGATATCCAAGCTGCTCTAAAGATAGAGAGAAAACATTATAATAAAACCCTAAAAACGGAAGATAGACTGGAAGCCTTAAAGGCTTTCCGAGAAAAAAGAAAACCGGAATTTAAAGGAAGATAG
- a CDS encoding Tic20-like protein, producing MSDQRFNTREFLEETKRLLEGEEYPNLFAAISYIPFLGWVIPWFFRRKQEICKFHALQAIKLNLGFVFLYLVVWFLREFPILSTILKWIHANPVVTDFISYVAWLALFGYGILGALQAYQGKLFVLPLFPEIENEVRKILSKIRRTQG from the coding sequence ATGTCCGACCAGAGATTCAACACCCGGGAATTCCTGGAAGAAACCAAGCGATTATTAGAAGGGGAAGAATATCCCAATCTATTCGCTGCTATTTCCTATATTCCTTTTTTAGGATGGGTCATTCCTTGGTTTTTTAGAAGAAAACAGGAGATCTGCAAGTTTCACGCGCTCCAAGCGATCAAGTTGAACCTAGGATTCGTTTTTCTGTATTTGGTTGTTTGGTTCTTAAGAGAGTTCCCAATCCTAAGCACCATCTTAAAATGGATACATGCAAATCCAGTTGTAACCGATTTTATAAGCTATGTCGCATGGCTGGCTTTATTTGGTTATGGAATTTTGGGAGCCTTGCAAGCGTATCAAGGCAAACTGTTCGTATTACCATTATTTCCGGAAATAGAAAATGAAGTTCGAAAAATACTCAGCAAAATTAGAAGAACTCAAGGCTAA
- the dcd gene encoding dCTP deaminase: protein MILTGKEIKKRLEKDIIIDPYSDNNLNPNSYNLRLHTELVRYTESPLDMKKSNPSENLIIPETGLLLQPGVLYLGRTLEYTETHNLVPMLEGRSSIGRLGMYVHVTAGFGDVGFKGFWTLEISVIQPLIIYPNVEICQIFYHTVEGEITEYKSGKYQGNKGIQTSMLYKDFENGKY, encoded by the coding sequence ATGATCCTAACGGGTAAGGAAATTAAAAAAAGATTAGAGAAGGATATCATCATAGATCCTTACTCCGACAATAACTTAAATCCAAACTCTTATAATCTACGGCTTCATACTGAGTTGGTTCGTTATACGGAAAGTCCACTGGATATGAAAAAGTCCAATCCTTCCGAAAACCTGATCATCCCGGAGACCGGACTACTTTTGCAACCCGGAGTTCTCTATCTGGGCAGAACTTTAGAATACACTGAAACACATAATCTGGTCCCAATGTTAGAAGGACGTTCTTCTATCGGTAGATTAGGAATGTATGTCCATGTGACTGCGGGTTTCGGGGATGTTGGATTCAAAGGATTCTGGACCCTCGAAATTTCCGTCATCCAACCTTTAATCATCTATCCGAATGTGGAAATTTGCCAGATCTTCTACCATACTGTCGAAGGAGAGATCACTGAATACAAATCAGGCAAATACCAAGGCAATAAAGGGATCCAAACCTCTATGCTTTATAAGGATTTTGAGAACGGAAAATATTAA
- a CDS encoding VOC family protein: protein MIIVEGIDYIVIPTGDIEASVKFYSELFDFETIEEKGNEFAIIGLDSVNIKLLNTNGVKSSLTEVKSPVLSFVLDVDDFTEAIVELESKSVQIVRGPEARDGGEFLHFLDPSGNILEINYKED, encoded by the coding sequence ATGATCATCGTAGAAGGAATCGATTATATTGTAATACCTACCGGGGATATAGAAGCCTCTGTAAAATTCTATTCCGAACTATTTGATTTCGAGACGATCGAGGAAAAAGGAAACGAATTCGCAATCATCGGCTTGGATTCTGTGAACATTAAACTCCTCAATACCAACGGAGTTAAAAGTTCTTTAACCGAAGTTAAATCTCCTGTCCTCAGTTTCGTATTGGATGTGGATGATTTTACCGAAGCGATCGTAGAACTCGAATCTAAATCAGTTCAGATCGTAAGAGGTCCGGAAGCCAGAGACGGAGGAGAGTTTCTCCATTTCTTGGATCCGTCCGGTAATATATTAGAGATCAATTACAAAGAAGATTAA
- a CDS encoding LIC10067 family putative lipoprotein, whose translation MRFQTQILAFMLSLSIFGLGCSTGKDSDLASQLGLGNPVITEIDPPSGSPPIGSNPGTTVTIKGRLFSADTNLTTVKFNGVSASVLSATSTEIITVVPAGASTGTLFVTKDGPVYCDENNGSAATNCYGTRFYIDCYKSFDNLYGDEVGVSYPDSKTFEITGQTGTKALRIDLNPEGPTNVKIACDTYLIYSKFSKTCGRTDVGTFSDTNTWVYEPTLTFSSYYTVQMFVTAGKGNCTVSFP comes from the coding sequence ATGCGATTTCAGACTCAGATCTTAGCTTTTATGTTATCTCTATCCATTTTCGGACTCGGTTGTTCTACGGGTAAAGACTCGGACCTTGCTTCTCAATTAGGATTGGGAAATCCTGTGATAACCGAGATTGATCCTCCCAGCGGATCTCCTCCTATCGGGTCAAATCCAGGCACAACTGTTACGATTAAGGGCCGTTTATTTTCCGCGGATACGAATCTAACAACGGTTAAATTTAACGGTGTATCTGCAAGCGTCCTAAGTGCGACAAGCACAGAGATCATTACGGTGGTTCCGGCAGGAGCTTCCACCGGTACGTTATTTGTGACTAAAGACGGTCCTGTCTATTGTGATGAGAATAACGGAAGCGCGGCGACGAACTGTTACGGTACTAGGTTCTATATTGATTGTTATAAATCTTTCGACAATTTGTATGGGGATGAGGTCGGGGTGTCTTATCCGGACTCCAAAACTTTCGAAATTACAGGTCAGACAGGGACAAAGGCACTGCGGATCGATCTGAATCCGGAAGGTCCTACCAACGTTAAGATTGCCTGTGATACATATCTGATATATTCCAAGTTTTCCAAAACCTGTGGTCGGACGGACGTTGGGACTTTTTCGGATACGAATACTTGGGTTTATGAACCTACTTTGACATTCTCCAGTTATTATACCGTGCAGATGTTCGTTACCGCTGGAAAGGGTAACTGCACCGTATCTTTTCCCTAA
- a CDS encoding HAD family hydrolase, with product MAVLLDLDNTVFDSVGIYEFTIREMEKKAKTLGFSSSKEFKKTYDTVRAEVKKELPNNPVNRLRILYFKKMSELLFGRLDPSFVLKLDSVYFGFFLQGIKDWKKKNFKEFKRILSLLRALQEVQDIVIITNESLRTQLLKLSVLFPKELKYKLVTSEESGAEKPSALIFNKALLTADPKKSYIIGDSLQDDIGGGLAFGLEAFYLKSPISSSKTKSVLEKKSLEGKEYWESPDLSSALNYILSLEKGIVL from the coding sequence ATGGCTGTTCTTTTGGATTTGGATAATACGGTTTTCGATTCCGTAGGGATCTATGAGTTTACGATCCGAGAAATGGAAAAAAAGGCAAAGACCCTGGGCTTCTCCTCTTCTAAAGAATTCAAAAAGACTTACGATACTGTCCGAGCAGAAGTTAAAAAAGAACTTCCGAACAATCCGGTCAATCGACTACGCATTCTTTATTTTAAGAAGATGTCGGAACTTCTATTCGGGAGATTGGATCCTTCTTTTGTCCTAAAACTGGACTCCGTTTATTTTGGATTTTTTCTGCAAGGGATCAAAGATTGGAAAAAGAAAAACTTTAAAGAGTTTAAAAGGATTTTGTCTCTGCTCAGAGCTTTACAAGAAGTCCAGGATATAGTCATAATCACGAACGAGTCTCTCAGGACCCAATTGCTGAAATTATCAGTCCTTTTTCCAAAAGAACTTAAATACAAATTAGTCACCTCCGAAGAAAGCGGAGCGGAAAAACCTTCTGCCTTGATCTTTAATAAGGCGTTATTGACTGCCGACCCTAAAAAGTCGTATATCATTGGAGACTCATTACAAGACGATATTGGTGGAGGACTTGCTTTCGGGTTAGAAGCTTTTTATCTGAAAAGTCCCATCTCTTCTTCCAAAACCAAATCAGTTCTGGAAAAGAAATCGTTAGAAGGAAAAGAATATTGGGAATCTCCCGATTTATCCTCCGCTTTAAATTATATCTTAAGTTTGGAAAAAGGGATCGTACTTTGA
- a CDS encoding WbuC family cupin fold metalloprotein, with the protein MSRPDKLLIDQELFDKLLPLASSSARGRTNHNFHELIEPYQRFLNVLTKDTYVQVHRHKNPPKPETFLVLKGKLGFILFEEDGSIREKHILSSDGPIYGIDILPGVYHTLVCLSETCICFEGKSGPYDPGTDKEFAAFAPTENSDEKTQYLDFLRSLF; encoded by the coding sequence TTGTCTCGGCCGGATAAATTACTCATCGATCAGGAGTTATTCGATAAACTCCTTCCACTTGCTTCCTCTTCCGCTAGGGGAAGAACGAACCATAACTTTCACGAATTAATAGAACCGTATCAGAGATTTCTGAACGTACTAACAAAGGACACGTACGTCCAAGTTCATCGTCACAAAAATCCCCCCAAACCTGAGACCTTTCTAGTTCTAAAGGGAAAACTAGGCTTCATTCTATTCGAAGAGGACGGAAGTATCAGGGAGAAACATATCCTGAGTTCGGATGGCCCAATTTACGGGATAGATATTCTACCTGGAGTGTACCATACACTGGTCTGCCTTTCGGAAACCTGTATTTGTTTCGAAGGGAAATCCGGACCGTACGATCCCGGCACTGACAAAGAGTTTGCCGCATTCGCCCCAACGGAGAACAGCGATGAAAAAACTCAATATCTGGATTTTCTCAGATCTCTTTTCTAA
- a CDS encoding class I SAM-dependent RNA methyltransferase, with product MSTEKNHREISGLVVEKWANLGTCISHAENKTVFVKAAVPGETVRIRTDKENSKLIWGTVVSTENVSPFRIASDCSAFPECGGCSYRHIPYEEELRIKKALLQNSFLYVSRLEPSQIPEIEILSGPSNGYRNTAQIKIGLKKGKPNAGFYKENSNSLVLFPKEGCKHLPSEMNEYIRKNLESKKTFSKKGDWRLRYSFGKILEYDKQEVKIGPYLPEKLEWSIPADGFTQVNRFLLEEWMLKIRSWIPKDCGPVLEFYSGAGLISLAIGHLVTRLSGYELSNSSVKAAASNAKNIGYSHLEFHTLDLNSSLPKKLGSFGAELCILNPPRAGASSSLLDFLDEHKPSRVIYSSCNPGTLARDLGILKNSGYKPKEIILTDFFPRTKHFEVLVLLDL from the coding sequence ATGAGTACGGAAAAGAACCATAGAGAAATTTCCGGATTAGTCGTGGAGAAATGGGCGAATCTTGGAACTTGTATTTCTCATGCAGAGAATAAAACCGTATTCGTAAAAGCTGCGGTTCCGGGAGAAACAGTTCGGATCAGAACTGATAAAGAAAATTCTAAACTGATTTGGGGAACTGTAGTATCCACGGAAAATGTTTCTCCGTTTCGGATTGCCTCAGATTGTTCTGCGTTTCCTGAATGTGGAGGTTGTTCTTATCGCCATATTCCGTATGAGGAAGAACTTCGGATCAAAAAAGCGCTTTTGCAGAATTCTTTTTTATATGTTTCCAGGTTGGAGCCTTCCCAAATCCCGGAAATTGAAATTTTAAGCGGACCTTCTAACGGATATAGGAATACGGCTCAAATCAAAATCGGACTCAAAAAAGGAAAACCGAACGCCGGATTTTATAAAGAGAATTCCAATTCCTTGGTTTTATTTCCCAAAGAAGGTTGTAAACATCTTCCTTCCGAGATGAACGAGTACATCCGAAAGAATTTAGAAAGTAAAAAAACGTTTTCTAAGAAGGGAGATTGGAGACTCCGTTATTCCTTCGGAAAAATTTTGGAATATGATAAGCAGGAAGTGAAAATAGGTCCGTATCTCCCCGAGAAATTAGAATGGTCCATCCCGGCAGATGGTTTTACCCAAGTGAATCGTTTTCTTTTGGAAGAATGGATGCTCAAGATCCGGTCTTGGATCCCAAAAGACTGCGGACCTGTATTAGAATTTTATTCAGGAGCAGGACTTATCAGCTTGGCGATCGGTCATTTAGTGACTCGTCTTTCCGGTTACGAGTTGTCCAACTCTTCGGTAAAAGCGGCCGCGAGTAATGCGAAGAATATAGGGTATTCTCACCTTGAGTTCCATACATTGGATCTGAATTCTTCTTTGCCAAAAAAATTAGGTTCTTTCGGAGCAGAACTGTGTATTCTAAATCCTCCGAGGGCAGGCGCTTCTTCTTCCTTATTAGATTTTCTGGATGAACATAAACCTTCTCGCGTTATCTATTCCAGCTGTAATCCGGGCACTTTAGCAAGAGATCTTGGGATCTTAAAAAACTCAGGATATAAGCCTAAGGAAATAATTCTTACGGATTTCTTTCCCAGGACTAAACATTTCGAAGTCCTGGTTCTTTTGGATCTCTGA